In the genome of Pseudomonas protegens, one region contains:
- a CDS encoding DUF692 domain-containing protein: protein MNSALIHNTRHDIQACAPSLPPRAGLGLKSEHFKDVLEQRPDIGFFEVHAENYMVAGGPFHHYLGLIRADYSLSLHGVGLSIGGEGPLDSEHLRRLAVLIERYQPQSFSEHLAWSSHGPVFLNDLLPLAYDVPTLQRVCEHIDQLQNHLGRTMLLENPATYLQFQRSTLDETDFIREVIQRSGCGLLLDVNNLYVSCINHQRDPQAYLQALPLHAVGEIHLAGFAEDQDSLGDRLLIDDHGAPVDREVWALYQQVLERIGPMATLIERDNQVPSLTTLLGEAAQAQALLHQAQVQP, encoded by the coding sequence GGGGCTCAAGAGCGAACACTTCAAGGACGTCCTCGAACAGCGGCCCGATATCGGCTTTTTCGAGGTGCATGCCGAGAACTACATGGTGGCGGGCGGGCCCTTCCATCATTATCTGGGGTTGATCCGCGCAGACTATTCGCTGTCGCTGCACGGCGTCGGCCTGTCCATCGGTGGCGAAGGCCCCCTGGACAGCGAGCACCTGCGGCGCCTGGCGGTCTTGATCGAGCGCTATCAACCCCAGTCCTTTTCCGAACACCTGGCCTGGTCCAGCCATGGCCCGGTGTTTCTCAACGACTTGCTGCCCCTGGCCTACGATGTGCCGACCCTGCAGCGGGTCTGCGAACATATCGACCAACTGCAGAATCACCTGGGGCGCACCATGCTGCTGGAAAACCCCGCTACCTACCTGCAGTTCCAACGCTCGACCCTGGACGAGACGGACTTCATCCGCGAGGTGATCCAGCGCAGCGGTTGCGGCCTGCTGCTGGACGTCAACAACCTCTACGTTTCCTGCATCAACCACCAGCGCGATCCCCAGGCCTATCTGCAGGCACTGCCGCTGCACGCGGTGGGCGAGATTCACCTGGCCGGGTTCGCCGAAGACCAGGACAGCCTCGGCGACCGTCTGTTGATCGACGATCACGGCGCCCCGGTGGACCGGGAAGTCTGGGCCCTGTACCAGCAGGTGTTGGAACGGATCGGCCCCATGGCCACCCTGATCGAACGAGACAATCAGGTGCCGAGCCTGACCACCCTGCTGGGGGAGGCCGCTCAGGCACAGGCGCTGTTGCACCAGGCGCAGGTGCAGCCATGA
- a CDS encoding DNA-binding domain-containing protein yields the protein MSNHACFAQALLSAESTCPAGLCSSNGANPASRFAVYRNNVQGSLINALAEAYPVVAQLVGQTFFNAMARLYVQDFPPHSPLLNDYGQDLADFIQGFAPAAALPYLADMARLERLRVEAYHAADAEPLPPARLLAAMNQPDRLGQLCLRLHPSLRTLHSAFAVVSLWAAHQSDAAWPAFDLHQGQHALVLRNALDVEVIAVDLGAMTFIDALRNHWPLEVAAAYALDAQASFDLGQCLGLLLAHGALIDLQPHQKA from the coding sequence ATGAGTAACCACGCCTGTTTTGCCCAGGCGCTACTGAGCGCCGAATCCACCTGCCCGGCGGGGCTTTGCAGCAGTAACGGCGCCAATCCGGCCAGCCGCTTCGCGGTCTATCGCAACAACGTGCAAGGCTCGCTGATCAACGCCCTCGCCGAGGCCTATCCGGTGGTGGCGCAACTGGTGGGACAGACATTCTTCAACGCCATGGCCCGTCTGTACGTGCAGGATTTCCCCCCGCACAGCCCGTTGCTCAACGACTACGGCCAGGACCTGGCGGACTTCATCCAGGGCTTCGCTCCGGCGGCGGCCCTGCCTTATCTGGCCGATATGGCGCGCCTGGAACGGCTGCGGGTCGAGGCTTATCACGCCGCCGACGCCGAACCTCTGCCACCGGCCCGGTTGCTGGCGGCAATGAACCAGCCCGATCGCCTCGGCCAGCTCTGCCTGCGGCTGCATCCGTCACTGCGCACCCTGCACTCGGCGTTCGCCGTCGTCAGCCTGTGGGCCGCTCACCAGAGCGACGCCGCCTGGCCAGCGTTCGACCTGCACCAGGGCCAGCACGCCCTGGTGCTGCGCAACGCTTTGGACGTCGAGGTGATTGCCGTGGACCTGGGCGCCATGACCTTTATCGACGCTCTGCGCAATCACTGGCCGCTGGAAGTCGCGGCGGCCTATGCCCTGGATGCCCAGGCCAGCTTCGACCTGGGCCAGTGCCTGGGCCTGCTGCTGGCCCACGGTGCCCTTATCGATCTGCAACCTCACCAGAAGGCTTGA
- a CDS encoding DoxX family protein: MNTQTKTPISGLLTQIIQGFERIPYSLIAFIARFSIAAVFWKSGQTKVEGLAIDLFGGTFQLGWPRLADSTIPLFQSEYHVPLLSPEVAAHLAAFAEHFFPVLILLGLATRFSALALLGMTLTIQLFVYPDAYPTHGTWAAILLLLMARGPGVFSLDHLLARHFQHRPL, encoded by the coding sequence ATGAACACCCAGACAAAAACGCCCATTAGCGGATTGCTGACTCAAATCATTCAAGGGTTCGAGCGCATTCCCTACAGCCTGATCGCCTTTATTGCGCGTTTTTCCATCGCCGCGGTGTTCTGGAAATCCGGCCAGACCAAGGTCGAGGGGCTGGCCATCGACCTGTTCGGCGGCACCTTCCAACTGGGCTGGCCACGTCTGGCGGACTCCACCATTCCCCTGTTCCAGAGCGAATACCACGTGCCACTGCTGAGCCCGGAAGTGGCGGCGCACCTGGCGGCCTTCGCCGAACACTTTTTCCCGGTACTGATCCTGCTGGGACTGGCCACGCGCTTTTCCGCCCTGGCGCTGCTGGGGATGACCCTGACCATCCAGCTCTTCGTCTACCCCGACGCCTACCCGACCCACGGCACCTGGGCGGCGATCCTGCTGCTGTTGATGGCCCGTGGCCCGGGCGTGTTTTCCCTCGACCACCTGCTGGCCCGGCATTTTCAACACCGCCCTCTGTAG
- a CDS encoding LysR family transcriptional regulator — translation MSEMDDLAAFAVLVEAGSFTLAAQRLGCSKGQLSKRLSALEARYAVVLLQRTTRRLDLTAAGAALLPQAQALVAQVERAHQALARLKDDMAGPVRLTVPVSLGETFFDGLLLEFSRHYPQVQIELDLNNSYRDLNREGFDLAVRSEVASDQRLVARPLLAWHEMTCASPAYLEQYGEPQTPAELAEHRCLLNSHYSGREEWLYHQRHELLRVRVSGPFASNHYNLLKKAALVGAGIARLPSYVLHSELADGRLRWLLRDYQTRSMPMYLVHPYQGGLPRRTQVLADYLMDWFRRSGEALDRL, via the coding sequence ATGAGCGAGATGGATGACCTGGCGGCGTTTGCCGTGCTGGTGGAGGCGGGCAGCTTTACCCTGGCGGCCCAGCGCCTGGGGTGCAGCAAGGGCCAGTTGTCCAAGCGCCTCAGCGCCCTGGAGGCGCGCTACGCCGTGGTGCTGTTGCAACGCACCACCCGGCGCCTGGACCTGACCGCTGCCGGCGCGGCCTTGCTGCCCCAGGCCCAGGCGCTGGTGGCTCAAGTCGAACGCGCGCATCAGGCCCTGGCGCGGCTCAAGGACGACATGGCCGGGCCGGTGCGCCTGACGGTGCCGGTGTCCCTGGGCGAAACCTTTTTCGACGGCCTGCTGCTGGAGTTCTCCCGGCACTATCCCCAGGTGCAGATCGAGCTGGACCTGAACAACAGCTACCGCGACCTGAACCGGGAAGGGTTTGACCTGGCCGTGCGTTCCGAGGTGGCCAGTGACCAGCGCCTGGTGGCCCGGCCGCTGCTGGCCTGGCATGAAATGACCTGCGCCAGCCCGGCCTATCTGGAGCAATACGGTGAGCCGCAGACCCCCGCGGAGCTGGCCGAGCACCGCTGCCTGCTCAACAGCCACTACAGCGGGCGCGAGGAATGGCTGTATCACCAGCGCCATGAGCTGCTGCGGGTGCGGGTTTCCGGGCCTTTTGCCAGCAATCACTACAACCTGCTGAAGAAGGCCGCCCTGGTAGGGGCGGGAATCGCCCGGCTGCCGTCCTACGTGCTGCACAGCGAGTTGGCCGATGGCCGCTTGCGCTGGCTGTTGCGGGACTACCAGACCCGCAGCATGCCGATGTACCTGGTGCATCCCTATCAGGGCGGCCTGCCCAGGCGTACCCAGGTGCTGGCCGATTACCTGATGGACTGGTTCCGCCGCAGCGGTGAGGCGCTGGATCGCCTGTAG
- a CDS encoding short chain dehydrogenase produces MKILLIGANGTIGSAVDRELSQRHEVIRIGRSSGDFQVDISDAQSIRALFEKTGRFDALVCAAGNVTFAPLADMTAEHFSLGLKDKLMGQVNLLLIGREYANDGASFTFTTGILSHDPIRSGASAALVNGALDSFVRAAAIELPRGLRVNSISPNVLVEAMDSYAPYFRGFKPVPAADVALAYAKSVEGLQTGQTYRVG; encoded by the coding sequence ATGAAGATTCTCTTGATCGGTGCCAACGGCACCATTGGTTCGGCGGTTGACCGGGAACTGTCCCAGCGTCACGAGGTGATCCGGATTGGCCGTAGCAGCGGCGACTTTCAGGTGGACATCAGTGATGCCCAGTCGATTCGCGCCCTGTTCGAGAAGACCGGGCGCTTCGATGCGCTGGTCTGCGCCGCCGGCAACGTGACCTTCGCGCCCCTGGCGGACATGACCGCCGAGCACTTCAGCCTGGGCCTCAAGGACAAGCTGATGGGCCAGGTCAACCTGCTGCTGATCGGCCGCGAGTACGCCAACGACGGCGCCTCGTTCACCTTCACCACCGGCATCTTGAGCCACGACCCGATCCGCAGCGGGGCCTCGGCGGCCCTGGTCAATGGCGCCCTCGACAGCTTCGTGCGCGCCGCCGCCATCGAACTGCCGCGGGGCCTGCGGGTCAACTCGATCAGCCCCAACGTGCTGGTGGAAGCCATGGACAGCTACGCCCCGTACTTTCGTGGCTTCAAGCCGGTGCCGGCGGCCGACGTGGCCCTGGCCTACGCCAAGAGCGTGGAAGGCCTGCAGACTGGCCAGACCTATCGCGTCGGCTGA
- a CDS encoding COG3650 family protein: MRAARSLLCFALLPLFAGCQMLPMFNPQPQAPSMAGLTRMQGELSAADGKLLFKPCTEDRRYAVSDGGGTSVLQEAATLAEKQGKLFADLRGKFSASGSSDGQLDLRQLYRVERSASACGDPNFQRLILRAGSKNPAWNVDVSAKGMMIERAGQPTLALPYLEEQLGDGRFNLTSEANHQRVELWVAPQRCVDPVTGSVQHLSAELRVDGQVQRGCGYFGGSRND; encoded by the coding sequence ATGCGCGCTGCCCGTTCACTGCTTTGTTTCGCCCTGTTGCCGCTGTTTGCCGGCTGCCAGATGCTGCCGATGTTCAACCCACAACCCCAGGCGCCGTCCATGGCCGGGCTGACCCGGATGCAGGGTGAACTCAGTGCGGCGGACGGCAAGTTGCTGTTCAAGCCCTGCACTGAAGATCGCCGCTATGCGGTCAGTGACGGCGGCGGCACCAGCGTGCTGCAAGAGGCCGCTACCCTGGCGGAGAAGCAGGGCAAGCTGTTCGCCGACCTGCGGGGCAAGTTCTCCGCCAGTGGCAGCAGCGACGGCCAACTGGACCTGCGCCAGCTGTACCGCGTCGAGCGTTCCGCCAGCGCCTGCGGCGACCCGAACTTCCAGCGTCTGATCCTGCGGGCCGGCAGCAAGAACCCGGCCTGGAACGTCGATGTCAGCGCCAAGGGCATGATGATCGAACGCGCCGGCCAGCCGACCCTGGCCCTGCCCTATCTGGAAGAACAGCTGGGCGACGGCCGTTTCAACCTCACCAGCGAAGCCAATCACCAGCGCGTGGAGCTCTGGGTGGCGCCGCAGCGCTGCGTCGACCCGGTGACCGGCAGCGTCCAGCACCTCAGTGCCGAGCTGCGGGTGGACGGTCAGGTGCAGCGCGGTTGCGGCTATTTCGGCGGCTCGCGCAACGACTGA